ACATCAGGAGAAGCAATTCCAAAAATAAGAAATATTACAGTTCCTCCTAAAAGACCTAAGCCATCGGTAAGCATACCGGTAATTGTTCCGGTACGATAAGCAATCTTTAAGGCTTCAGCAAAACTTCTGCGTGAAGCAGATGCAACACGCACATTACCTTGGACTGCCATACGCATACCGAATTGGCCGACCATAAGAGAAAACATTGCACCCATAACAAATGCAAGCGCTCGGCCAACACCAATAATCAAACGCACAGTATCCGGGCTGAAATTGCTAAACCTCTTTAACGCTTCTTCAGTCGGAGGAATAACATATACTGAAAAAAACAAAACTACTGTTAAAACAAGAATTAAAGGGATAATCGTTTTTAGCTGGCGGCCTAAATACGCATCCGCTCCTTCCCTGATTGCATTCCATACTTCCTGCATTTTCGGAGTACCTTTATCATGCTTCATAATCTGACTGCGCAAAAATAAAGCATACCCTAACCCTAAAAACGCGATAAAAAGGACTCCCCACAAGGAAACTACTTCAAACAAGGTTGCATTTACTAAACTCGACATGTTACTAACCTCTCCTTTCTTTTTATTATTGCTCGTTTATTGTAGCAATATTAAGGTTGCGAATATCTAATTCCGTTAAAGTATCTAAAACACTAACTATATCCTTAAAACGCACAAGCTTGTCAGACCGCAAAATCACAACAATATTCGGGTTATTGTTCTTTAACAACTTTATCTTTGATTTTAATTCCTTGCGCGTAACAAGATCATTGCCTAAATAAATCATACCTTCATTGGTTATGGAAATAAAAACCTGGCTTTTTTCCTGAGTCTGAGTAGCGCTGCTCGTCCGCGGCAGGTCAACTTTAACCGTTGACTGGGAAATCAAAGGTGTCGCAACCATAAATATGATTAACAAGACGAGGATTACATCCGTAAAAGGAGTAATGTTTATCTCGGCAACCAAATTCTGCTTTTTTATCTTTGAATTCATTTTTGCTTAATATTTACCAAATCCATTGTCTCTGAAGCGCAAAGCTCCATATCAGTAATAAAGCTGTCAATTTTCTTAATAAAATAATTATAAACAATAACTGCAGGCACTGCAACTGCAAGCCCAGTAGCAGTACAAACAAGCGCTTCAGAAATACCATTAATAACCACACTGATTCCACCCGAGCCACCCACAGAGATATCGCGAAAGGCACGCATAATACCCAATACTGTCCCGAAAAGGCCGATGTAAACCGCAGTTGATCCGATTGTGCCAACTATACTGGTAAATTTCTCCAATTTTACAGTTTCAACAGTCGTCTCCCTTTCCATAGCAATTGAAATTTCCTTTTCGCTATGGCCGTGCAAGGCAAGGCCTGAATACACAACCGCTGAAAATGGCGTATTTGTATTCTTAGACACTTCTAAAGCCCCCTTAACATTGCCTTTCTCTAATTCTTTCCTGATTTCTGCCATGAAACTTACTCTTTTTATCTTTGATCTCTTGCGATAATACATAACCCTCTCTAAAATTACCGCCAAAGATAAAATTGAGCAAGCAATAAGTATGTAAATGGTAATTCCGCCACTTTTTAAGACTTCCCAAAGCGACATTGTTAAACCCTCCCTTTCTTTTTCCTGCCGTTATAAATATTTCTTGTAATCTTAACCGCTAAGAAAATCAGTAATATGGAAATTACTACCAACAACACCGGTTTTGTAAACTTAATTACCGCGTAACCAAAAATAGACAGAAGATAAATCCGGGGCACTACCCCAATAAGCGTACAGATCAAGAAAGGAACAAATGGAATATTAGTCAATCCGGAAGCAATTGAAAAAACTTTAAATGGGACTACCGGGATTACCCTGCCGATAAGAACGCTCCACATCCCGTATTTCTTAGCAAACGCTTCCGCCTTGTAAATATGATGCGGTTTAATTAAAACATACTTTCCAAATTTCAAAATTACCGGCATAGCAGCATATTTTCCTAATAAATAGCCAACTGCAGCTCCTAACGTCGCCCCGATTGAGCCAAAGATAACGATAGATGGAATTGGAATGCCTATAGCTCCTGCACCAATCACAATTACCTCCGAAGGGATAGGGACAACGCTTGACTCTAAAAACATAGCGATAAATACGCCTAAATCGCCTAATTCGGTAATAAGCTTTGTCATTCCTCCTTGAACAGCAACATCTACCATTTAACGAACCCTCTTTTTAAAATTACCGGTAATTATTTCTGTTATAGCGTTGCAAAGTAAATGCGCTTTTTTTTCTACTTCCTTTGAAGGCTTAGCTCCAAATTCAAGCGTCTTTGGCTGGATACCAATAACAATTACTTTACACCCCAGAGCCTTAACCAAATAATCAATGAGCACCTTTAGCGGCAGGCGATGGGTGCTGAAAGAAATCCCGCCAATTTCCTGCTCATCAATAACCGCAATGGATCCAGGCTTCTTTTCTAAATCCGTTGAATCAATTATAACCAGATGCGTTGGATTAAACTTACGAATTAAACCGGTAAAATTTTCCGGAGCGGTTGAGCCAAAGACTATCCTTAAAGGTACTTTGGTTTTTACGCTTCTGCATGCAACCTTGAGATATTCTGCGGCAAGCATACCGCCTGCATCATCGCCTCTTAATTCCGAACCAATACCTAAAACACAAATCTTTTTTGCCTGTAAAAGGTTACTTTTCAGGGCTTTCTTTATTTTGAGCACTAAAAGTTACCTTTAATTTATTCCTGTCAAACTGCGCTAATTCAACATCCTGAGTTATCTCAAGGGCTTTTTTAATACACGAATCAACGCACTGTCCGCAATAAATACATTTTCCTAAATCTATCTCGGCTTCAAATTCCTTCTCCCCTATTTTATTAATCGTAATTGCCCCAGTAGGGCAATCCCTCATGCACATTTTACACCCTATGCATTTCTCAGGATAAAATTTAAGTTTGCCTCTGTATTTATCAGGCATATCAAATTTCTCAGCAGGATATTTTATGGTCGCAGGCTTCTTAAAGAAAGACTTTAAGACTTCCCAAAACATCATCCCGGGATTTTTTTTCATTTTAATAAAACCACCTTTACAAGCAGGTTAATTAAAACCTGTAATAATGCCAATGGAACTAAATATTTCCAGCAAAAATCAATCATCTGGTCCATGCGCATACGCGCGAATATCGTGCGCATTAAAGAAATAAGCCCCACTATAAATAAAACTTTTATAATAAATAAAAGGAAAGCCGCAATAGGCGGCAGGCCCAATCCAAAAGGCAAAAATATCAAAGCTAATAAAGAAGCACAAACCACCATCTCAACATCAAGAGTCATTCTTAATATCGCAAGAAGCCTGCCGCTATATTCGGTAAAACTTCCGGCAACGATCTCGGTTTCCGCTTCGGGTATATCAAAAGGGGCTTTTTCTAATTTTCCAAGTATTGCTATTAACGAAACCACAAAACCCAAAACATTAAATAGCGCATAACTTGGATTCTTACAGTAAAATAATGCCAATTCTCTAAGCGACCAGGTATTTGCCATAAGAGTTGAGGCTAAGATACTCATAAATAACGGGACTTCATACGCGAAAAGTTGGGTAACGCAGCGCACTGACCCAATCCTGGCAAACAGAGAAGTTGAATACCAGCCGCCTATAAAAAAAGCGAGTGTCGGGATTGTCAAAAGATATAAAACAACAATAATATCAGCGCTAAAAGAAAACAAGGAATTTACACCCCAAAGCGGTATGTATAAAAAAGCGGTGACTACGGCGGTTAATGCAAACACCGGAGCAAGAGTAAACATGCTCTTATTTGCTTCACAAGGGATAATGTCTTCCTTGCCTAAAAGCTTAATGATGTCGGCTAGCGGCTGAAACCATGGAGGGCCAACCCTATTCTGCAATCTGGCGTAAAGCTTCCTATCTATATATTCCGCAGCAAGCCCAAAAAAACTAACAAACAAAAGCCCGGGAAAAATCAAAATATAAAATAATTCTTTTAACATTATTACTTATTTATCCTATCTAGATATTTCTTGTTAAGCCCTGTAAAATCAATACCGTTGTGTTCTCTGTGCCAATTAATACTATAATTATGCAAATCCTTCCAACTGATAACCTCTCTGCCTCTATTACTGTATTCAATTGAAACTAACCTGTCTGTACACGAAAAACAAGGATCAATTGCAGCAATTACTATCGGCATATCAGCAAGAAACCTATCTTTAAGCATATGCTTAACAGCCTGGACATTTGCTAATGTAGGTGCTCTAACCTTTACTCTTTCCGGTTTTTCCGTGCCGTTTGCTTTTACATAATGCACATCTTCCCCTCTGGGAGCTTCATAACGGCTTATTGCTTCACCTGCCGGAATTTTACGAGGAGCCTTAACCGCAATCGGGCCATCAGGAATATTTTTCGCGCAGTCCCGCACTAATTTAAAAGACTCCATTAATTCTTTTAAACGCACAATAGTCCTTCCATAAACATCGCTATGGTTATCAGTAATCACTTCAAATGGAATTTCTCCGTAAGCTGCGTAAGGATCATCTTTTCTTACATCGCGCGCAACGCCCGATGCACGCGCCGTAGGCCCTACAGCATCAAGCTTCAGAGTATCTTCATAAGATAATACTCCAACACCCGAAAGCCTCTTAATTATCGTCGTCTCTTCAAGGCCAAGCTCAATATAATATTTTGTCCTCTCTTCTAACAAATCAACTGCTTTAAGTACTTTTTTCATTTGATCGGAAGAGATATCACGCCTGACACCGCCAAT
The window above is part of the Candidatus Omnitrophota bacterium genome. Proteins encoded here:
- the hycI gene encoding hydrogenase maturation peptidase HycI yields the protein MLKIKKALKSNLLQAKKICVLGIGSELRGDDAGGMLAAEYLKVACRSVKTKVPLRIVFGSTAPENFTGLIRKFNPTHLVIIDSTDLEKKPGSIAVIDEQEIGGISFSTHRLPLKVLIDYLVKALGCKVIVIGIQPKTLEFGAKPSKEVEKKAHLLCNAITEIITGNFKKRVR
- a CDS encoding MotA/TolQ/ExbB proton channel family protein, which encodes MSLWEVLKSGGITIYILIACSILSLAVILERVMYYRKRSKIKRVSFMAEIRKELEKGNVKGALEVSKNTNTPFSAVVYSGLALHGHSEKEISIAMERETTVETVKLEKFTSIVGTIGSTAVYIGLFGTVLGIMRAFRDISVGGSGGISVVINGISEALVCTATGLAVAVPAVIVYNYFIKKIDSFITDMELCASETMDLVNIKQK
- a CDS encoding nickel-dependent hydrogenase large subunit, which codes for MHDSHKFKIPIGPQHPALKEPESFSVALKGEKILGVDIRLGYNHRGIEKACEERTYIQDMYLIERICGICSHAHSTAFIQAVEEIASLEVPKRALYVRTIIAELERIHSHLLWLGVAGHEIGFDTLLMYTWRDREIVMDILASITGNRVNYGINTIGGVRRDISSDQMKKVLKAVDLLEERTKYYIELGLEETTIIKRLSGVGVLSYEDTLKLDAVGPTARASGVARDVRKDDPYAAYGEIPFEVITDNHSDVYGRTIVRLKELMESFKLVRDCAKNIPDGPIAVKAPRKIPAGEAISRYEAPRGEDVHYVKANGTEKPERVKVRAPTLANVQAVKHMLKDRFLADMPIVIAAIDPCFSCTDRLVSIEYSNRGREVISWKDLHNYSINWHREHNGIDFTGLNKKYLDRINK
- a CDS encoding biopolymer transporter ExbD; translated protein: MNSKIKKQNLVAEINITPFTDVILVLLIIFMVATPLISQSTVKVDLPRTSSATQTQEKSQVFISITNEGMIYLGNDLVTRKELKSKIKLLKNNNPNIVVILRSDKLVRFKDIVSVLDTLTELDIRNLNIATINEQ
- a CDS encoding DedA family protein, encoding MVDVAVQGGMTKLITELGDLGVFIAMFLESSVVPIPSEVIVIGAGAIGIPIPSIVIFGSIGATLGAAVGYLLGKYAAMPVILKFGKYVLIKPHHIYKAEAFAKKYGMWSVLIGRVIPVVPFKVFSIASGLTNIPFVPFLICTLIGVVPRIYLLSIFGYAVIKFTKPVLLVVISILLIFLAVKITRNIYNGRKKKGRV
- a CDS encoding NADH-quinone oxidoreductase subunit H, translated to MLKELFYILIFPGLLFVSFFGLAAEYIDRKLYARLQNRVGPPWFQPLADIIKLLGKEDIIPCEANKSMFTLAPVFALTAVVTAFLYIPLWGVNSLFSFSADIIVVLYLLTIPTLAFFIGGWYSTSLFARIGSVRCVTQLFAYEVPLFMSILASTLMANTWSLRELALFYCKNPSYALFNVLGFVVSLIAILGKLEKAPFDIPEAETEIVAGSFTEYSGRLLAILRMTLDVEMVVCASLLALIFLPFGLGLPPIAAFLLFIIKVLFIVGLISLMRTIFARMRMDQMIDFCWKYLVPLALLQVLINLLVKVVLLK
- a CDS encoding 4Fe-4S binding protein, whose protein sequence is MKKNPGMMFWEVLKSFFKKPATIKYPAEKFDMPDKYRGKLKFYPEKCIGCKMCMRDCPTGAITINKIGEKEFEAEIDLGKCIYCGQCVDSCIKKALEITQDVELAQFDRNKLKVTFSAQNKESPEK